Proteins encoded by one window of Rutidosis leptorrhynchoides isolate AG116_Rl617_1_P2 chromosome 7, CSIRO_AGI_Rlap_v1, whole genome shotgun sequence:
- the LOC139859896 gene encoding uncharacterized protein, with protein MPKRSTGETPFSLVYGTEAVIPAEIRVPTQRILAFDTENNSSILRENLNLLEERRIMAAIRQADAKQKMAKYYNKRVRYVQFKEGDLVLRDNEASRQEKQGKLGPRWEGPYKVVKAHPNGSYTLSAPSGEEIPRTWNAMSLKKFYA; from the coding sequence ATGCCAAAACGGAGCACGGGTGAAACACCATTCAGTTTGGTATATGGCACTGAGGCAGTGATACCAGCTGAAATCCGTGTACCAACACAAAGGATTTTGGCATTCGATACAGAAAATAATTCATCCATTTTACGTGAAAACTTGAATTTATTGGAAGAAAGGCGAATCATGGCTGCCATCCGTCAAGCGGATGCAAAAcagaaaatggcaaaatattataacaagcgGGTCAGATATGTGCAATTCAAAGAGGGGGATTTGGTGTTACGAGATAATGAGGCAAGTAGGCAGGAAAAACAAGGGAAGCTAGGACCACGTTGGGAAGGCCCATATAAAGTTGTAAAGGCACATCCTAATGGGTCATACACCCTCTCAGCGCCATCCGGCGAAGAAATTCCACGAACATGGAATGCAatgagtttaaagaaattttatgcgtag